Proteins encoded by one window of Clostridia bacterium:
- the yvcK gene encoding uridine diphosphate-N-acetylglucosamine-binding protein YvcK, with protein sequence MARGPRVVALGGGTGLSTLLHGIKEYTYNVTAVVTVTDDGGSSGRLRGELGILPPGDIRNVLVALADTEPLMERLFQHRFGRGQLKGHTLGNLFIGALAELLGSFEEALRASSRVLAVRGEVLPSTVDDVRLVATFPGGHEVAGETRIAEEGRTRGRIVALRLDPPDCRPVPAALDAIAAADVILIGPGSLYTSIAPNLLVPGVAEAIRRSPAYKVFVVNVMTQPGETIGFTALDHYEAVESWLGRGVIDAVVVNTGRIAEERLRGYRSEQAAPVEPSLEALASRGVKVISGDLVTAEGLVRHDSHKLARVIMGEVLRAALKDSSRLVERLVLAERLGRVPRRRKGRRP encoded by the coding sequence CTGGCGCGCGGGCCGCGCGTGGTGGCGCTGGGCGGCGGGACGGGCCTGTCGACGCTGCTCCACGGGATCAAGGAGTACACCTACAACGTCACGGCGGTCGTCACCGTCACCGACGACGGCGGCAGCTCCGGCCGCCTGCGCGGGGAACTCGGCATCCTGCCGCCGGGAGACATCCGCAACGTGCTCGTCGCGCTCGCGGACACGGAACCGCTCATGGAACGGCTGTTCCAGCACCGCTTCGGCCGCGGCCAGCTGAAGGGCCACACCCTCGGCAACCTGTTCATCGGCGCGCTGGCGGAGCTGCTTGGAAGCTTCGAGGAGGCGCTGCGCGCGTCGAGCCGCGTCCTCGCCGTGCGCGGGGAAGTGCTGCCCTCCACCGTGGACGACGTCCGCCTCGTCGCCACCTTCCCCGGCGGCCACGAGGTGGCGGGGGAGACGCGCATCGCGGAGGAGGGGCGGACGCGGGGACGGATCGTCGCGCTGCGCCTGGACCCGCCCGACTGCCGCCCCGTTCCGGCCGCGCTCGACGCCATCGCCGCCGCGGACGTGATCCTCATCGGCCCCGGCAGCCTCTACACGAGCATCGCGCCGAACCTGCTCGTGCCCGGCGTGGCGGAGGCCATCCGGCGCTCGCCGGCCTACAAGGTGTTCGTCGTCAACGTCATGACGCAGCCGGGCGAGACGATCGGCTTCACCGCGCTGGATCACTATGAGGCCGTCGAGTCGTGGCTGGGCCGGGGCGTGATCGACGCGGTCGTCGTCAACACCGGCCGCATCGCGGAGGAACGGCTGCGCGGGTACCGGAGCGAGCAGGCCGCACCGGTCGAGCCCAGCCTGGAGGCGCTGGCTTCGCGCGGCGTGAAGGTCATCAGCGGCGACCTCGTCACCGCGGAAGGCCTCGTGCGCCACGACTCGCACAAGCTCGCGCGGGTGATCATGGGCGAGGTCCTGCGCGCGGCGCTGAAGGACAGCTCGCGCCTCGTCGAGCGGCTCGTCCTGGCCGAACGCCTGGGACGCGTCCCGCGCCGCAGGAAGGGACGACGGCCGTGA
- the whiA gene encoding DNA-binding protein WhiA: MKRLRARGSRVRSTFSAEAKVQLAHDLPEGRQERRALLAGLALSAGSLHLRAGERVVAVRSDLPAVARVAVSLLKEEGLATRVLRRRGATSRLRVEGVGAAVETLLAAWEFLPGDGGLGGLLRTRAAKRAFLRGLFLGSGSVSDPHASPHLEIVLAHEGAVHWARFALRAFGLRPHVTRRRGAFCLYLKGAGDIAEFLRVVGASSSLLALEEIRAEREVRNRVNRLVNAETANMEKAAEAAAGQIEAIRAIVAARGWEGIPRKLRELARLRLEYPEASLRELGALCEPALGKSSVSYRMRQLVQLKEALVNRRTKEHGRVGEDGAGS; the protein is encoded by the coding sequence GTGAAGCGACTGCGCGCACGGGGAAGCCGCGTCCGCTCCACGTTCTCCGCCGAGGCCAAGGTCCAGCTGGCGCACGACCTGCCCGAGGGGCGACAGGAACGGCGCGCCCTGCTCGCCGGCCTCGCGCTGAGCGCCGGAAGCCTGCACCTGCGCGCCGGCGAGCGGGTCGTGGCGGTGCGCAGCGACCTGCCGGCCGTGGCGCGGGTCGCCGTCTCGCTGCTCAAGGAAGAGGGCCTTGCCACCCGCGTGCTGCGCCGCCGCGGGGCCACGTCACGCCTTCGCGTCGAAGGCGTCGGCGCGGCGGTCGAGACCCTGCTCGCCGCTTGGGAGTTTCTTCCCGGCGACGGCGGGCTTGGGGGCCTGCTTCGCACGCGAGCGGCGAAACGAGCCTTTCTCCGCGGGCTCTTTCTCGGCTCCGGGTCCGTGTCCGACCCGCACGCCAGCCCGCACTTGGAGATTGTGCTGGCGCATGAGGGAGCCGTACACTGGGCGCGGTTCGCGTTGCGCGCGTTCGGCCTGCGGCCGCACGTCACGAGGCGGCGCGGCGCGTTCTGCCTGTACCTGAAGGGCGCCGGCGACATCGCCGAGTTCCTGCGCGTTGTGGGCGCTTCCTCGTCGCTCCTCGCTCTTGAGGAGATCCGCGCGGAGCGCGAGGTCCGCAACCGCGTGAACCGCCTCGTCAACGCCGAGACGGCCAACATGGAAAAGGCCGCGGAGGCGGCCGCCGGCCAGATTGAAGCGATCCGCGCGATCGTCGCGGCGCGGGGCTGGGAGGGCATCCCCCGAAAATTGCGAGAGTTAGCGCGGTTGAGATTGGAGTATCCTGAAGCGAGCTTGAGGGAGCTGGGCGCGCTGTGCGAGCCAGCCCTCGGCAAGTCCAGCGTAAGTTACCGCATGCGCCAGCTGGTCCAACTGAAGGAAGCCCTTGTGAACCGGCGAACCAAGGAACACGGGCGCGTTGGAGAGGACGGTGCAGGCTCATGA
- a CDS encoding polyprenyl synthetase family protein: MIDPVRIGARAETVDPASLLQRVAEPLRAVEAEIEDILRSQDAFMFEVATHLLRSGGKRLRPALLLLSVEACGAQPAAFTRVGAALECVHMATLVHDDVVDHADLRRGVPTVHRKWGTRVGVLAGDYLFARAFATLAQVGDNRVVQLMAKVVYEMSAGEIEQQRRAFDLNQTTDDYFRRIYQKTGCFIAECCRLGGVLTGAGEEAEEALRQFGYGVGMGYQIVDDVLDFTSSTGTLGKPVASDLRSGVLTLPVLYALSRRDTGPRLREALANVPWGDAELDVVQECLEDCGALRYSYGVARRLTEEGRRALAALPPSPARDALDGLAQALIDRVF, from the coding sequence ATGATCGACCCGGTGAGGATCGGCGCGCGGGCGGAAACCGTCGATCCGGCATCGCTCCTCCAACGTGTCGCCGAGCCGCTGCGGGCGGTGGAGGCGGAGATCGAGGACATCCTCCGCTCGCAGGACGCGTTCATGTTCGAGGTCGCGACGCACCTCTTGCGAAGCGGCGGCAAGCGGCTGCGTCCGGCGCTGCTCCTCTTGAGCGTCGAAGCCTGCGGCGCGCAGCCGGCGGCGTTCACGCGCGTCGGCGCGGCCCTGGAGTGCGTGCACATGGCCACGCTGGTGCACGACGATGTCGTCGACCACGCCGACCTGCGCCGCGGGGTGCCCACCGTTCACCGCAAGTGGGGCACGCGCGTCGGCGTGCTGGCGGGCGACTACCTCTTCGCGCGGGCCTTCGCCACGCTGGCCCAGGTGGGCGACAACCGCGTGGTGCAACTCATGGCGAAGGTCGTGTACGAGATGTCGGCCGGCGAGATCGAGCAGCAGCGTCGCGCCTTCGACCTGAACCAGACGACCGACGACTACTTCCGGCGCATATACCAGAAAACCGGCTGTTTCATCGCGGAGTGCTGCCGGCTCGGCGGTGTGCTCACCGGCGCCGGCGAGGAAGCCGAGGAAGCGCTGCGCCAGTTCGGCTACGGCGTGGGCATGGGCTACCAGATCGTGGACGACGTCCTCGATTTCACCTCCAGCACCGGCACGCTCGGCAAGCCGGTCGCCAGCGACCTGCGCTCGGGCGTTCTCACGCTGCCGGTGCTGTACGCGCTCTCGCGGCGCGACACCGGTCCCCGCTTGAGGGAGGCGCTTGCAAACGTGCCCTGGGGCGACGCCGAGCTCGACGTCGTCCAGGAGTGCCTCGAGGACTGCGGAGCGCTGCGGTACTCTTATGGCGTGGCCCGCCGGTTGACGGAAGAGGGCCGCCGGGCGCTCGCGGCGCTCCCGCCAAGCCCGGCGCGGGACGCCCTCGACGGCCTCGCGCAAGCGCTGATCGACCGCGTCTTCTAG
- a CDS encoding redox-sensing transcriptional repressor Rex: MSIQDGPIVRRPRIPDVTIKRLPIYLRALDRMREQGVDIVSSAELARQTGFTSEQIRKDLAYFGAFGTRGVGYSVAVLSDRIRRILGLHRVVPAALVGAGHLGTALARYNLTRAQAVRIVAVFDADPEKVGAHIESVPISPMDVMEDVVREKGIRLAILTVPASVAQTVAERLVRAGVEAILNFAPAQLRLPPAVQVQPIDLSLELESLSYYVAGERVSG; encoded by the coding sequence ATGAGCATCCAGGACGGACCGATCGTCCGGCGCCCGCGCATTCCCGACGTCACGATCAAGCGCCTGCCCATCTATTTGCGGGCGCTGGACCGCATGCGCGAGCAGGGCGTGGACATCGTGTCCTCGGCCGAGCTGGCCCGCCAGACCGGGTTCACGTCGGAGCAGATCCGCAAGGATCTGGCGTACTTCGGCGCGTTCGGCACGCGTGGCGTCGGCTACAGCGTGGCCGTGCTCTCGGACCGCATCCGCCGCATCCTCGGCCTGCACCGGGTGGTGCCGGCGGCGCTCGTCGGCGCCGGCCATCTGGGTACGGCGCTCGCGCGCTACAACCTCACACGCGCGCAGGCGGTGCGCATCGTCGCCGTCTTCGACGCCGACCCGGAGAAGGTCGGCGCGCACATCGAGAGCGTGCCGATCTCGCCGATGGACGTCATGGAAGACGTCGTGCGCGAAAAGGGGATTCGCCTGGCGATCCTTACGGTGCCGGCGTCGGTCGCGCAGACCGTCGCAGAGCGGCTGGTGCGAGCCGGCGTCGAGGCCATCCTCAACTTCGCGCCGGCGCAGTTGCGCCTGCCGCCCGCCGTGCAGGTGCAGCCCATCGACCTGAGCCTTGAGCTGGAAAGTCTCTCATACTACGTCGCGGGAGAGCGCGTTTCGGGTTGA